GTGATCGGCACAGAGCCTCGTTGGAGAGTGTCGTTCCCCCGGGTTGCTTTTCGCGGCCACACGAACCACCGCCCTGCGAACGCCATCTTCTGCGAGATTAAGATTAGGGTTCAGATGAGGTTTTGTTACTCGACCGACAACAGATCAGGGTTTTTTAATGGGTTTCTCTCACGGCCGCTTCTAAGGAATCCATGTAAAGAAAATAAACTGACACCGTTGGATTTACCTTAAGCCTCCAGTAGATCTAATCCTGATCGTTGGGTACTTGATGGTTGAACCCATAAGAACCTTTCTCGGCTTCGAAAGACCTCGTTTTGTTTCGACAATGGAAGGGGGTGGAGAAGAGGGCGAACCCCTACAGAGCGATGCTCTAGTGAAAATGGACAATATAGTAGAAGACGAGGAGCTCAGGTCTCTTCTCATACCAGATGTAAAGGATCTCCCGTCAATTCCTCCATCGGCTGTGGAGTCCAACTTCGCTCGCTACTATGCCGCAGGTACTCCTTAAACCTTGGGAAATTTTCATCAACGATCGAAGGATTTCGAAGAGGAACTCTCaaattcataaaatttattaCTCAGACTTTCTGAAGCCAGGGCATGATCAGTACGTATATCGCCATGCCAATGGGTAACACAAGACATGAACCAAAACCAGACTTTTCTTTACCACTCTGTAAACTGAGACATAATCTGTCTATGTTTTCCGTTTTTGTTCCGGGTTATGATCATAGATTGTGTGTAGTCGGTTTGGCTCCAAGCCATGTCGCCTTGAGAGAGGAAGGTGGAGTAACAGCTGTGAATTTCAATGTGGGGAAATCTGACCGGAGCGAGATGAAGGTCACCGGAAAGCGCAAAAGGGTAAGTGAACTTTGAAGAAGATTGTCGATTAGTTGAAGTGCTAAGCTTGATggattgttgtttgttgaggcttGAGCGATGATGGAATTGCTTGGTTTTGCAGAATGCACAGCATTTCGATGCCAAAACTTCATTGTGTAAAGTTTGTGCAAATGGAAAAGAATTTATTGTGAGGTTGGAAATTTTGGAGCTCTGTTTGTCTTCAAATTTAAGCCGTAGTGATGTTTAGATATATCATTTTGGTGACTGATTTCTGCAGGTGTTGTGTCAAAGGTTCCCTCTTAGAGGTAAATGACAGATTACTTAAGCAACCTGATCTACTTAATTCATCAGTAAGTATGAGTTCCCCTTTTCCTCATGAAGATAATACATAATGCGTGGTCCTGATTTTGTACAACAATCTATCTAATCAGTGATCAGATAGAAGCCGTTTTTggggattttttttaaatttatgatgtggtttttAATTTTTGTAGTTTGATAtttcttgtgattattattttagACAATTAttttagaagaaggagaggaaaggaGGGGGAGGATGAGAGctagaggaggagggagaggaatgGACTAGGAGGAGGAAAAGAGGAGTATTTGGCAGACTAGCAACAGTGTGAGGAGAAATCCTCTttcataagagagagagagagagagagagagagagagagattgttaaAGATTCTAAccctaaaattaaaatataataattatttttaaccaAGCAAGAAGGCATAGTCTGCATATATATTTAGCTTCGGACTGGTAAATATCACCCAGTACATACTGGTCGAAATGAAATTAAAAACCATGAAACAAACCAAAATATTGATGAAAGGAATTGATTTTAAGAAAGAATCCAATAGAACATTTATCAGGACCAGTTTTGTTGAATATATGCTGAATATATATTGTTCAGTTGATGAAAAGCATATATTAATATTGCTTGTATTACTGGTGCAGGGTGGTTAAAATTGTATGTGGCAGGCAAATATGACTTTATTGTTTTGAAATCTTATAAGATAGAAGCCAAAAATTCTTTATTAGTCAGAGGTTTAAACATTCAGGAAACTGGGTATATTAAAAGCTAGTTTATTTGAGAAGAGACTATCATAATGGATATCTTGTATGTGTAGTAAATAGAGCAAGATATGACTGCATTTGCAAAAAGTTAGATGCAACACAAAGCAAGAAGAAAATGTGTGAGCATTGCACTGGTGCATTGATTTAGGTCAATGAAGCTAGAGATCTCAATTTAGGGCAAGGAAGAccaaataatatcaattatatACAAGAAATGATatggatatttatttatttatttttgtagatAATCTGACACACAAAGCTAAATTACTCGAAATATTCAATATAGAAATCTAAATGATTAGTATATGGCTTATTGTGCGTTAGTCATTTTTCTATTGTGGTATAGCAACGTGAAAATTATGCCTCTTTAGCAGCAGAATAAGAATATCATTTTAGTGTTAAAATACAGATTTCTTATCTCTTATTTTCTGATCCATGTACATGTTTGTATGCGTAGGCTGACAGAGAAGGATACATAGCAATTATAATGCCAAAGCCAATAGATTGGCCCAAGATCAAAGATTCCTTATTGAGCCATGAAGACTACAAGAAATTGAGAGGCCTTTCTTGAGACGACAAAGGTATTGTCTTTTATGACTTATCACTGGACAAATAAACAGACTGTCAAAGGTGAAATTTTGCTAATCCTATTAAACATGCTTAACTCAAACATGGAAATTTGATATGTAACCTTAGATGGTGAACCAAACTTTATACTTTGCACCGAGTATTCCCTTCCTTGCTTAATTGTCAAAGGTAGAATTTTATCAATCCTACTTAACATTAGAAAGTCAAATATGGACATGTAATCTCAGATGGTGAACCAAGGTCATTCACAAGGCATCTATTCACTGCAAGTGTGTTCACTCTGTTCCTGTCCTTTCTCATCCTTTATTTGTTCAGACCTCTCTTGACCAATCTGTGGATCTTCATTCATAATTTCTGTTTTTCACATCCAGACAATGGAGTCACACTAATTAGGAGCTTTCATTCTCAAATATAATCAACTATCTTGTTCACCTACTAGACAGAAGCTGACTGTGGAGACTGACATGTATAATAACATTTCAATTGCTACTGGTGTCATGTTTTTGAGTTTGGGCATAAAATTAGTATTTGCATTCAATTCTACAGTTGCACATGTTTTGCTCTTAAGTTCATTCAAAAATGTGTTGTGCTACTTTGAAGTGTGCTTCTTGCAACCTGTTGGCTTCTTTGACCATTTAAAAGGAAATATAAAACTATGGTCTCTGATCCTTCTCGTTCGTTGTAAAACAACTTATTCCTAGTTGACTCTCGTTTTTATATTGCTCGTGGATTTTCTAAAGCCTATTGTTGGCTAGCACTAAATTTAGTCATCGGAGCCCAGTATCATCTGATTGTAGTTACAAAATCTCTCTGAATTTGCTTTCTGCATGTAGAACCAGAATGTTGCCAAAGATTCTCGTCATAAAGCCACACCCTCATTGTGCGCCATAGGTGTTGTATCCATTTATAAGAGGCATTTTGGTGCAGGATTCTGTAACCGCTATCTGAACAGAGGAGTTGCCAGTTGCAAGAAGAAAGTGACAATGCTACACCACAGCTCTTTCAGATTTGTCAACCAATGATCATGTAGTCTTAGGCCCCAGCTGGAtccccaaaaataataattaaagcaTCAGCTAtaaccaagttttttttttttctttttgggataACCAAGGATTCATACTAAGCTGCATCTTTTAAGGTCCTGAGGATATGTTTCAACTAGGGAAGGCCTCCATTTTTCCTTGTAAAACATTTGTTTCCAGTATGACTCTTTGCAGGTATGTTATTATGGttgattaattttattatatcagTGATTCAAACTGTTATTATGGTATCATTGATTAGTTGCCATATATCCAACCTGTCAAGATTAGTGCGAGTGTGTGCTATACCTAAATGTTCAAAGTAAACAAGGACAACTTTTGATGTACATCTGCTAAATGCTATAATATACTGTATACATGTGTAGGTTTGTCAACTCTAAATACCttctgttgttttttttttcctcttattaGCCACAAATATTGTCTTGACTATATGAATGGACATTTTAGTAATTCGAGAGTAAGGTATAtacaatctttatttttttttcaaaaataagaatttttggTTGACTTGGCAAAAGCAAGCAATCAATCAGCACAATGATCATTTAATCGTTCTAACAaggttaaataatttttaatgagAGATAATTGAAGGTGTCAACAACTTGACCATCTCAAATGAGTCGATTTCAATAATCAGAAGTCCACCCCCTACTCCAAGGCAAGTCGTAATACCTCAAGCATAGGTATCAGTTCCAAGTGCAGGCAATCTCTCCTTTCAAAATATTTACAACATGTAATCAAACAGTCCCAGTATCATTTCGAATCAAATAGCCTAAACCTTATACGTCCAAGTCTTCAAAAAAGGTATTATTTTCTTACCACTACGTCACGCCTTCCAACTTTGCCAGAACGCTACTGCCCCACGATACTGGTCGCCACCGTGGCCCAAATCAGCATACGCAATATTTATGTGACCTTTTGACTTTCTGTAAAGTGGTCGGCAACGTGGGCCCCACAATACGGGGCATTAGTCGTCATGCCATTGACTTGGCCTGCGGCTGACGTCGGTGCGCCAAGTCCTGCTTAACAGTGAGCTGGAAATTTGGATCACAATCGCATGCATCTCGACTCGGACGTGACCCGCGTGTGACCCAATCGCTTCACATGAATCACGACTCTTCGTCTCTGTTGCCGCCCATCGCACGGAACGGAAACCTTTTCTTGAGGAACTAAAACTGAGCAGCAGCCAAGTCACCGGGAAGACAGGACATGTGCCCCACCGTCATTAGTTGGATATGCATGAGAGGGGTTGAACCTTGCTTAGCTTTGTTTGTGTCAGATTGAGATcctgaggaggaggacgaggaggaggatgtTGTTGATGGTGAAGTGCACTCCGTGCCCACTCAaacccaatctttttttttttttttttgtagcaaATATTTCTTGCATTATACGGGTTATTTCCTGTTCTTTTAATTTTCAGAAATAATATAAATTCATATACATTATAAACAttaaagatcttgtttttgagctTCGGAAGCAACTCGATTCTTGGTTTTCACCCCGACTCCACAAGAAACCAATACCTTCATGAGCATCTTATTTTTAGCTATGTAGATGATAATGCAACAAGTCACTCAACAAAGTTTCTACTTGCTCGTCCTACAAATATAATACAACATGATTTCCGAATTATAGTATGATGTCTCCATTATTTCTGTTTGACGACTTCCTCGATGGCCACATTTATATTACAAAACCTTGTTTTCTATATATATGTGGACACGGAAACATGTCCGTTTCTCTCTCCGGAGTTCCCGTTGAAGGCCATAGCTAGATAAAGATGGCCTAATATTAGCATGAAAGATATCCTAAGGCTCAACTCTCAAATATAATACTGATGAAGAAAGATGATTCCTTCAAAGTCAAGGATTAGATGCTCCAATACCGTTCTTAATTTTTCTTTATGTTTTCTTTCTCTTCGAAGATCTTAAGGTTGCGAAAATTAATGCACAAGATTTCATTCAAGAGAGAATGTTGATTTTTGTCTGATAGCTAATTAttcttatatgataaaggatttgATTTTCTTTTATAAACATGGAAAAATATTCTTAGCTTGAGTGTTTTTCTCGATACATGGAACATCCATCAG
This Musa acuminata AAA Group cultivar baxijiao chromosome BXJ1-2, Cavendish_Baxijiao_AAA, whole genome shotgun sequence DNA region includes the following protein-coding sequences:
- the LOC135581474 gene encoding uncharacterized protein LOC135581474 — its product is MEGGGEEGEPLQSDALVKMDNIVEDEELRSLLIPDVKDLPSIPPSAVESNFARYYAADFLKPGHDQYVYRHANGLCVVGLAPSHVALREEGGVTAVNFNVGKSDRSEMKVTGKRKRNAQHFDAKTSLCKVCANGKEFIVRCCVKGSLLEVNDRLLKQPDLLNSSADREGYIAIIMPKPIDWPKIKDSLLSHEDYKKLRGLS